GGGACATGCATTGTGGGTAAAAACCCTCTGATTTTGAGCTTAGGGTTCGTGCTTTTTTGCAACATTCTAATGGTGTTAAGCAATAATTTAGTGCCTTCAAGGGCGAAAAATTCGCATTGGATAGGAATGATCACCGAATGGGCTGCTGAAAGCGAATTGATCGTGAGAGGCCCTAGAGCTGGCGGGGAATCAATAATAATATAATCATAAAGCCCCACCACACTCTCTAAAGCGTTTTTGAGCATGAGCTCGCCTCGTTTGTTCTCATCTTGGCTGTCATAAAAGGTTTTTTCAAACCCGGCCAAACCCAAATTAGAAGGCACTAAATCCAAAAAAGGCATTTGGGTTTTTAAGATCACTTGAGAAATTTGCTTACGGCCAATCAGCACATGATAAATATCATAATCAATTTTATCGCGCCTAAAACCCAAGCTTGAAGTGGCGTTGGCTTGAGGGTCAAAATCAATCAACAAGATTTTTTTTTCATGCACCGCTAAAGAAGCCGATAAATTAACCGCTGTTGTCGTTTTGCCCACACCCCCTTTTTGATTAGCCACTGCAATGATTTCATTCACCATACTCACATCCTACTATATATCTTATCTTTAATCAAAATGCGACCGTCTTCTAACAATTCCGCATCTTTCAAACTCACCGCTTCATTGCAATCATTATGGAAGCTAAAAGAGTGGTTTTTATGGAATTCTAACGCATACTTACTTAAAACTTCCCCCCAAAACAGATTTTCTTCTATTTTTTTTAAAAAGCCCTCTATAATCAAATCGTCGCTCGCGCCAATATCTAAACATGCCCATTTCTTTGAAACCCTATTCACGCCAATGCCGCACACCCGCATGTCTTTATAAACATTAACCAGCACGCCCCCTATTTTTTGACCCCCCAAATACAAGTCGTTAGGCCATTTAAGCCATGTTTGAGAGCCTAGCTCTTTTAAAACTTCCTTGAATAAAAACCCTAAATACAAAGCGTTCGCTTGCATGGGTAAATCGTTAGGCAAATCGCTTGCGTTTAAAGCGAGCGAAAAAGTCAAAGCGCTTTTTGCACTCTCCCAAATATTCCCCCTACTGCCTATCCCAGCGCTTTGGTTTTTAGCCACAATCAAAACAGGGGCTTTGAGTCCATCGTTTTTAAGTTTTTCTAAAAGATAAGTTTGCGTGGAAGGCAAACTCTCAAAAACCCTTTTTTCGCATTTTCTCATGCCAAAATACCGCCTATTTTCAAACGCTTGCCATTCAAATAATCCTTCGCTTTCAAAGGCTTTTTACCCACCGCTTGCAACCTTGCTATACGCACGCTACCCTTCAAGCAACCCACAAGAACGCCTTTTTCATCAATTTCTAAAATCTCGCCTTCCTTGTGGCTCTTTTCATTCTCCACCAATTCTACATCTAAAAGTTTAAGGCTATTTTCTAAAAAGATTTCTGGCCAAGATTTAAACGCAAGCGATTTTAAAAACAAGCTTTTAGCGTCTTTAAAACCCACTAAACCATCGGCTTTGGTGATTTTTTTACAAAAACTAGCCTGCATATGATCTTGAGGTTTTCTTGTGATGGAAGAGAAATTTTTGAGCGTTGAAAGAAGTA
The Helicobacter pylori genome window above contains:
- the soj gene encoding chromosome partitioning ATPase Soj, giving the protein MNEIIAVANQKGGVGKTTTAVNLSASLAVHEKKILLIDFDPQANATSSLGFRRDKIDYDIYHVLIGRKQISQVILKTQMPFLDLVPSNLGLAGFEKTFYDSQDENKRGELMLKNALESVVGLYDYIIIDSPPALGPLTINSLSAAHSVIIPIQCEFFALEGTKLLLNTIRMLQKSTNPKLKIRGFLPTMHVPQLNLTKGVLAELFKYFDSEFFRDSVTGEYIMIPKSVKLAESPSFGKPILLYDIKSNGSIAYQKLAQSILQG
- a CDS encoding biotin--[acetyl-CoA-carboxylase] ligase, with translation MRKCEKRVFESLPSTQTYLLEKLKNDGLKAPVLIVAKNQSAGIGSRGNIWESAKSALTFSLALNASDLPNDLPMQANALYLGFLFKEVLKELGSQTWLKWPNDLYLGGQKIGGVLVNVYKDMRVCGIGVNRVSKKWACLDIGASDDLIIEGFLKKIEENLFWGEVLSKYALEFHKNHSFSFHNDCNEAVSLKDAELLEDGRILIKDKIYSRM